Proteins encoded in a region of the Pseudothermotoga elfii DSM 9442 = NBRC 107921 genome:
- a CDS encoding type II secretion system F family protein, with protein sequence MAFYKYIAVEKSGKKVKGVLEADNESQIIDLLKKRQYVVLNVQQVSSRKSRELLNVSLSELVVFSRQLATMVGAGVRIKDALSILSNQVVFSSRFRKIINHLVVSLETGSSFSEALRNEGVFDSIFINLVSAGEEGGVLDKTLDKAAEFYESSKRLQDEVKSAMAYPMFVLVFAIGVIFVISFYILPRLIGAFGSIPSSGIIGFLMGVNKYLSTHWLSTIIVLLTVILGFVLFMKTKYGNYAKDFFAGLFPPAAKLRKMMSVERFCRTLSVLTGSGVLLTKAIEMSAAASNSPKMVKKSKIVSERVKEGASLRQAMIEATIFPQIVYELVGTGEETGKLEEVLAKVADFYEEQVRIGVKKLVSLVEPMLIAGVGGFIAFMAFTMYNTIFQLQQTIGR encoded by the coding sequence ATGGCTTTCTACAAATATATTGCTGTCGAGAAAAGTGGAAAAAAAGTTAAGGGTGTTCTTGAAGCAGATAACGAATCGCAAATAATAGATCTTCTGAAAAAGAGGCAGTACGTGGTCCTAAATGTCCAGCAGGTTTCCTCAAGGAAGAGTCGGGAACTTCTTAATGTATCTCTGAGTGAGCTGGTAGTTTTTTCAAGGCAATTGGCCACGATGGTGGGAGCAGGTGTCAGGATAAAAGATGCCCTTTCTATACTTTCGAATCAAGTTGTTTTTTCTTCGCGATTCAGAAAAATTATAAACCACCTTGTTGTGTCCTTAGAAACCGGTTCGTCATTTTCTGAAGCTCTCAGAAACGAAGGGGTTTTTGATTCAATCTTCATCAATCTGGTCTCTGCCGGTGAAGAAGGTGGCGTACTGGATAAAACTCTTGATAAAGCCGCTGAGTTTTATGAATCTTCAAAACGACTTCAGGATGAAGTAAAATCTGCTATGGCTTATCCTATGTTTGTCTTAGTATTTGCAATTGGTGTGATATTCGTAATATCGTTTTACATACTCCCAAGATTGATAGGTGCTTTTGGAAGTATACCCTCTTCCGGAATAATAGGTTTTCTTATGGGAGTCAACAAATACCTCAGCACTCATTGGTTGAGCACCATTATAGTTCTATTGACGGTGATTCTGGGATTTGTGTTGTTCATGAAGACTAAATATGGCAATTATGCCAAGGATTTTTTTGCGGGATTGTTTCCTCCAGCAGCCAAATTGAGAAAAATGATGTCGGTTGAACGGTTTTGCAGGACTCTTTCTGTTCTGACAGGTAGTGGCGTTCTTTTGACAAAAGCTATAGAAATGTCTGCCGCAGCTTCGAATAGCCCAAAGATGGTCAAAAAAAGTAAAATAGTTAGTGAGAGAGTAAAAGAAGGGGCCAGTTTGCGGCAGGCAATGATCGAAGCAACGATTTTTCCCCAGATAGTTTACGAACTTGTGGGAACCGGCGAAGAGACAGGAAAATTGGAAGAAGTACTTGCAAAAGTTGCAGATTTTTATGAAGAACAGGTCAGAATAGGGGTTAAGAAATTGGTTTCACTGGTTGAACCAATGCTAATAGCCGGTGTAGGTGGGTTTATCGCGTTCATGGCTTTTACGATGTACAACACTATTTTCCAACTACAGCAAACTATTGGAAGGTGA
- a CDS encoding S4 domain-containing protein — protein sequence MRIDKYLKTTKLIKRRTIAQQMLKHEKIFVNGRAVKASYEIKTNDIVTIIHPLRRIVVRVVSDSEYEIINQSNIENL from the coding sequence ATGAGAATAGATAAATATTTAAAAACTACAAAACTTATAAAAAGAAGAACGATTGCTCAACAAATGCTAAAGCACGAGAAAATTTTTGTGAATGGCAGAGCTGTAAAGGCTTCATATGAAATCAAAACAAACGATATTGTGACAATAATTCATCCGCTCAGGAGAATTGTGGTAAGAGTGGTCTCCGATTCTGAATACGAAATAATCAACCAGTCAAACATCGAGAATCTCTAA
- a CDS encoding biotin--[acetyl-CoA-carboxylase] ligase, producing the protein MIGEKIIWTAILPSTNDFLKENWRTLSHGTAVVAEMQTNGRGRYNRNWLSPQGGLWFSILFKPRKSLRPAFFTKVCSLSVIKALQALKVEARIKWPNDIYINGKKLAGILTESVFDENIPKAIITGIGINVNNNIPQELSNKAISLYQITGQIYDPKIILKMILRQIDGMIRRYSKKPEIATRLWKKYMIQKEGQVISFIKSNIIQSGKLLKILEESLLIEIDGKKIEISSLEILDV; encoded by the coding sequence ATGATAGGTGAAAAAATAATCTGGACCGCGATTTTGCCTTCAACAAATGATTTTCTGAAAGAAAACTGGAGAACTTTATCGCATGGTACCGCAGTTGTTGCGGAGATGCAAACCAATGGAAGGGGCAGATACAATAGAAACTGGTTGTCGCCGCAGGGCGGTTTATGGTTTTCCATACTTTTCAAGCCAAGAAAATCGCTTCGTCCGGCATTTTTCACAAAAGTGTGTTCACTCTCTGTTATAAAAGCATTGCAAGCATTGAAGGTTGAAGCGAGAATAAAATGGCCAAATGATATATATATCAATGGTAAAAAACTTGCCGGTATTCTTACTGAATCTGTTTTTGATGAAAACATTCCAAAAGCCATCATAACGGGAATAGGTATAAATGTAAATAATAATATTCCACAGGAACTTTCAAACAAAGCTATTTCACTTTATCAGATAACCGGACAAATATATGATCCGAAAATAATTCTTAAAATGATCCTCAGACAAATCGATGGAATGATCAGACGATATTCGAAAAAACCAGAAATAGCAACACGCCTCTGGAAAAAGTACATGATCCAGAAAGAAGGACAGGTCATTTCTTTTATAAAAAGCAATATAATACAGAGCGGAAAGCTTTTGAAAATTCTTGAAGAATCCCTTCTCATAGAAATTGATGGAAAAAAGATTGAGATCAGCTCGTTAGAGATTCTCGATGTTTGA
- a CDS encoding glycosyltransferase family 4 protein — MKIAMFTDSYLPQTNGVATSVYLYKRALERMGHEVYIVSPIGPKDETVLVLGGIQFKWEKNHIIPSSGRILPIIDFVKKKQIDVIHSHAPFALGFRALIVQRRLFLPHVHTYHTLLVEYRHYIPRPLTPSAKSVEEFSSWFCNMTNQVIAPTEKIKLELLRYGVTKPVHVVPTGIDVELFEKPNDFDIKKRHSIQPKAKVLLFVGRLAKEKNVTFILRVFKILLEKKYDVHLIVVGDGPERNALQQLAKDIKVDHRVIFTGYMPRTELANYYRQADLFVFGSQTETQGLVVLEALAASTPVVAVAKMGIADVLKEGKGALLTKEASTTEFVEKVEQILSDESLAEKLRLEGKKYILHYWSIDSKAKLIGKIYETAVEEGACFSDFKSNIWLELMVEKMRGISAKIFESTSNGGARRAAIKRAVRTHRR; from the coding sequence TTGAAGATAGCGATGTTCACTGATTCTTATTTACCACAAACTAATGGAGTGGCAACTTCAGTTTATTTATACAAACGGGCGCTTGAGCGCATGGGGCATGAAGTTTACATAGTTTCTCCAATTGGTCCAAAAGATGAAACTGTCCTGGTACTAGGAGGAATTCAGTTTAAGTGGGAAAAGAACCACATTATACCAAGCAGTGGGAGAATTTTACCCATAATCGATTTTGTTAAAAAAAAGCAAATAGATGTAATTCATAGCCATGCACCATTTGCTCTTGGTTTTCGGGCATTGATAGTCCAGAGAAGACTCTTTCTTCCACATGTCCACACCTACCATACACTACTTGTTGAATACAGACATTACATTCCCAGACCGCTCACGCCGTCGGCAAAAAGCGTGGAAGAGTTTTCTTCATGGTTTTGCAATATGACAAACCAGGTGATAGCCCCCACTGAAAAAATCAAACTCGAATTATTGAGATATGGTGTAACTAAACCCGTACATGTCGTCCCAACAGGGATTGATGTCGAATTATTTGAAAAACCAAACGACTTTGACATAAAAAAGCGACATTCTATCCAGCCAAAAGCAAAAGTACTCTTATTTGTTGGAAGGTTGGCAAAAGAGAAAAATGTCACTTTTATTCTAAGAGTTTTCAAAATTTTGCTGGAAAAAAAATACGACGTGCACCTGATAGTTGTTGGCGATGGTCCTGAGAGAAATGCATTACAACAACTGGCAAAAGACATTAAAGTCGATCACAGAGTAATTTTCACAGGATATATGCCAAGAACAGAACTCGCGAACTACTATCGACAGGCAGACCTTTTCGTTTTTGGTTCTCAAACCGAGACACAAGGATTGGTGGTGCTCGAAGCTCTTGCTGCTTCAACACCTGTCGTAGCAGTTGCTAAAATGGGCATAGCAGATGTTTTAAAAGAAGGAAAAGGGGCCCTTCTAACAAAAGAAGCCAGCACAACGGAGTTCGTTGAAAAAGTTGAACAAATCCTGAGTGATGAAAGTCTTGCGGAAAAGCTTCGTTTAGAAGGTAAGAAATATATCCTTCACTACTGGTCAATAGATTCTAAGGCAAAACTCATAGGGAAAATTTATGAAACTGCTGTTGAGGAAGGTGCTTGCTTCAGTGATTTCAAATCTAATATATGGCTTGAATTGATGGTTGAAAAAATGAGAGGAATCTCTGCTAAGATATTCGAAAGTACATCAAACGGAGGTGCGAGGCGTGCTGCCATTAAACGTGCTGTTAGGACACATCGTCGCTGA
- a CDS encoding efflux RND transporter permease subunit, which yields MFLGEFIVKYRIPIVLIFIAAAIFLGYLGITNLTINSDLAGLAPQGNNFYTEQIDFLAEKLSSNTLTVIAYTDNNIPKTKAALQILKDRFENTDHIIETMKLDNPELFIKYGFLAIDSTGLKTVSDTLNLSVENMLDFSEWRKVITSFSTAQQLLEEYISQQGIDQYTMLSPDNRVMVINFVLKDNIIDVGNVSNAIQNLKKIANQVTKETGVRFLFTGTAVGVYESNEQVKKDFFLTTSISFIGICLLIYFGYGSLWILIFLMISMAVAMCITLGIVKLFSGEINIVTSFVNAMILGLGIDYGIHMITKITSHSQLGKIEEKSIVASVKEFFRPALAALMTTIGAFSSMFFGLSKPFMQMSIFSIVGVVSFFSTMLFFLPALLIIIKPKFKEKGKNRRFDFSFLVAGRTRKILRFIAIGAIVVFLPLGIINLKNYWYTPSGLVSEKSESSIAFSEVKKSFQKVGFGEICVIADNLEELERISNLIKNSGFMTTPLSMMSILEYASYENIDKLPSVYSDLFQIVNNPVLTAVFKKVGVYRQILEMLSMAKNSKNLQDVINELKKDVPMLFYEKDGVTKYVLYTDTTEDLYKENRIKRVFNFFKENNVQSYGYPTILYSVMNDMRGTIYWIALLVSAGVLVMLLIDTKSLKMSAVILACVMAAVVIAFGIGYVLEIHASFMTLLLIPILVGIGVDGMIHIKHISESNSRELISRTLKSITFCTFTTVAAFGSFSLAEGKLLQEFGILMGIGLSASWLITVFIAGYLLKGGDQFEDSDVH from the coding sequence TTGTTTCTTGGTGAGTTTATAGTCAAATATCGTATACCGATTGTACTGATATTTATTGCTGCCGCTATTTTTCTTGGCTATCTTGGTATAACGAATCTAACTATCAATTCCGACCTTGCTGGACTGGCTCCTCAGGGGAACAACTTTTACACAGAGCAGATAGATTTTCTTGCTGAAAAGTTATCTTCAAACACGCTAACTGTTATTGCTTATACTGATAACAACATTCCAAAAACAAAGGCAGCATTACAAATTTTGAAAGACAGATTCGAAAATACCGATCACATAATTGAAACTATGAAACTCGATAATCCTGAACTGTTCATCAAATATGGTTTTCTTGCGATCGATTCCACTGGATTGAAAACCGTGTCTGATACATTGAACCTCAGTGTTGAGAATATGCTTGATTTTTCTGAATGGAGAAAAGTAATAACATCTTTCTCCACTGCTCAGCAGCTGCTGGAAGAGTATATTTCTCAACAGGGAATAGATCAATATACAATGCTTTCACCCGACAATCGTGTCATGGTTATAAATTTCGTTCTGAAGGATAACATCATAGATGTTGGTAACGTGAGTAATGCTATACAGAACCTGAAAAAAATAGCCAACCAGGTAACAAAAGAAACTGGAGTGAGATTTCTTTTCACTGGAACGGCTGTGGGAGTCTATGAATCGAACGAACAGGTCAAAAAAGACTTTTTCCTAACCACTTCGATATCGTTTATAGGAATCTGCCTTTTGATTTACTTTGGTTATGGAAGCCTATGGATATTGATTTTCCTGATGATATCTATGGCAGTTGCTATGTGTATAACCCTTGGAATTGTCAAGTTATTTTCTGGTGAAATCAATATAGTCACTTCTTTCGTGAATGCAATGATATTGGGGCTTGGTATAGATTATGGAATCCACATGATCACCAAAATAACCTCTCACTCTCAATTAGGAAAAATTGAAGAAAAATCTATAGTCGCTTCTGTAAAGGAATTTTTCAGACCTGCTCTTGCTGCTTTGATGACAACTATAGGAGCTTTTTCATCTATGTTCTTCGGTCTTTCAAAACCATTCATGCAAATGAGTATTTTTTCAATTGTTGGCGTTGTTTCTTTTTTCTCAACCATGCTCTTTTTCCTTCCGGCGCTGTTGATAATTATTAAGCCAAAATTTAAGGAGAAAGGAAAAAACCGAAGATTTGATTTTTCCTTCCTTGTGGCTGGTAGGACAAGAAAAATTTTGAGGTTCATTGCTATAGGTGCAATTGTTGTGTTTTTACCACTTGGAATAATAAACTTGAAAAACTACTGGTATACCCCTTCAGGCCTGGTCTCGGAAAAATCGGAATCTTCCATAGCTTTTTCAGAGGTGAAAAAGAGTTTTCAAAAGGTTGGTTTTGGCGAAATCTGCGTAATAGCTGACAATCTTGAAGAACTCGAAAGAATCAGCAATTTGATCAAAAATTCCGGTTTCATGACCACTCCTCTTTCTATGATGAGCATTTTAGAATATGCATCGTATGAAAACATCGATAAGTTACCGAGCGTTTATTCTGATCTGTTTCAGATTGTGAACAACCCAGTTCTCACAGCAGTTTTCAAGAAAGTTGGTGTCTACCGCCAGATATTAGAAATGTTGTCAATGGCAAAAAATTCCAAAAATCTGCAGGATGTAATAAACGAACTAAAAAAAGATGTCCCCATGCTCTTTTATGAAAAAGATGGTGTTACAAAATATGTTCTCTATACCGACACAACGGAGGATTTATATAAAGAAAACAGGATTAAAAGGGTTTTCAACTTTTTCAAAGAAAACAATGTCCAATCATATGGATATCCTACAATACTTTATAGTGTGATGAACGATATGAGGGGAACTATATATTGGATAGCACTTCTGGTTTCAGCAGGTGTTCTGGTAATGCTTTTGATAGATACAAAATCATTAAAGATGAGTGCTGTAATTCTTGCTTGTGTGATGGCTGCTGTTGTGATTGCGTTCGGTATAGGGTATGTACTTGAAATTCACGCTTCTTTCATGACACTGTTGCTCATACCGATATTGGTTGGAATTGGAGTTGATGGAATGATACACATCAAACATATTTCAGAAAGCAATTCGAGAGAATTAATTTCAAGAACATTGAAATCAATAACTTTCTGTACTTTTACAACAGTTGCAGCATTTGGAAGTTTCTCGCTGGCAGAAGGGAAACTACTACAAGAATTTGGAATATTAATGGGGATAGGTTTATCTGCATCATGGTTGATAACAGTCTTTATAGCTGGTTACCTTCTTAAAGGTGGTGACCAATTTGAAGATAGCGATGTTCACTGA
- a CDS encoding S41 family peptidase, translating into MKKNSLGFIVILAVAVVAISWLLSAAVTPKEVNTALEPFYQTLSYILNTYYEKDEIDLNKLMDYAIDGLVKGLGDDFSYYENPESTEEKQIELEGEYGGLGIEVTYDSEYKAIKVISPMYGTPAWRTGLKAGDRIVTIDDEPVSEMTYMEAVRKLRGQPGTTVRIKVLRENVESLLSFEIVREVIQIIPVKHAFIETSKGRIGYTLITRFGAKTSQEMAEALDDIFSKGIKGLIIDLRDNPGGYLNSAIEVASYFIDNGIIVKTKNAYGVEEVYESKGNNYPNIPMVVLVNGGSASAAEILTGALKDHQIARVVGTKTFGKGSVQTGFPLNNGGTLYLTTAHYMTPSGKDIHRIGIEPDVFVEESTDVSHESVVIDYTKKIIDVNTEDPFIIKGLETLLELIE; encoded by the coding sequence ATGAAAAAGAATTCACTGGGTTTCATAGTCATACTCGCTGTTGCAGTAGTTGCTATTAGTTGGCTTTTATCAGCTGCTGTTACTCCCAAAGAAGTCAACACAGCATTAGAACCGTTCTATCAGACTCTTTCCTATATTCTCAACACTTACTATGAGAAAGATGAAATTGATTTGAATAAACTGATGGATTATGCCATAGATGGCTTGGTAAAAGGGCTTGGAGATGATTTCTCATATTACGAGAACCCCGAAAGTACTGAAGAAAAACAAATAGAACTCGAAGGGGAGTATGGTGGTCTTGGCATAGAAGTAACTTATGACAGCGAATATAAAGCTATCAAAGTCATCTCGCCGATGTATGGCACGCCCGCGTGGCGTACGGGCTTAAAGGCCGGAGACAGAATAGTGACGATAGACGATGAGCCTGTAAGTGAAATGACTTACATGGAAGCTGTCAGGAAGTTGCGAGGCCAGCCTGGAACAACCGTAAGAATAAAGGTACTCAGGGAAAATGTTGAATCTCTTTTATCTTTTGAGATAGTAAGAGAAGTAATACAGATTATCCCTGTGAAACACGCCTTTATAGAAACTTCTAAAGGTAGAATCGGTTATACACTCATAACAAGGTTTGGTGCGAAAACATCACAGGAAATGGCAGAAGCACTGGATGATATTTTTTCCAAGGGAATCAAGGGTTTAATAATCGACCTGCGAGACAACCCTGGAGGATATCTCAATAGCGCGATAGAAGTTGCAAGTTACTTCATAGACAACGGTATCATAGTGAAAACAAAAAATGCTTACGGAGTCGAAGAAGTCTATGAATCAAAGGGCAACAATTACCCAAATATACCGATGGTCGTGCTTGTAAACGGAGGCTCTGCTTCTGCAGCCGAAATACTAACGGGCGCACTGAAAGATCATCAAATAGCCAGAGTGGTTGGAACTAAGACATTTGGAAAAGGGTCTGTACAAACAGGATTTCCCCTGAATAACGGTGGAACATTGTATTTGACAACTGCCCATTACATGACCCCATCTGGAAAAGATATACATAGGATAGGAATAGAACCGGATGTCTTTGTTGAGGAAAGTACAGATGTTTCACACGAATCTGTCGTGATCGATTACACCAAGAAAATCATCGATGTCAATACGGAAGATCCGTTCATAATTAAAGGATTGGAAACTTTGCTGGAGTTGATTGAATGA
- a CDS encoding tRNA (adenine-N1)-methyltransferase, translating to MSEFIKQDDRALLLFEDDTTFIVQVQDNILGTHKGVVELKNLIGKAYGDRAETKNGEPFLILRPRLVDEIFKMKRKTQIVYPKDMGYILMMLDIKEGDVVIDAGVGSGAMCAAIARMIGPDGKVFAYERREDFKKIAEANIAKWGLSERVVFKLKDIKDGFDEKANAIFLDVPDPWNYIPHCHKSLLGSGNIAIVCPTTNQVQLVLKELHGHAFVDIEVWESLLRQYKPVPDRLRPFDRMVAHTAFMVFARKVNDFKEG from the coding sequence ATGAGCGAATTCATCAAACAAGATGACAGGGCACTGTTATTATTTGAAGATGATACTACATTCATAGTGCAGGTTCAAGACAACATTCTTGGGACCCACAAGGGTGTAGTGGAGTTGAAAAACCTCATTGGAAAAGCTTATGGAGACAGAGCAGAAACAAAAAATGGTGAACCATTTTTGATTTTACGCCCAAGACTTGTGGATGAAATTTTTAAAATGAAACGTAAAACGCAAATTGTTTATCCGAAAGACATGGGCTATATATTAATGATGCTTGATATAAAGGAAGGAGATGTAGTTATAGATGCAGGTGTTGGTAGTGGAGCAATGTGCGCGGCCATAGCAAGAATGATCGGACCAGATGGAAAAGTTTTCGCTTACGAAAGAAGGGAAGATTTTAAGAAAATAGCTGAAGCCAATATTGCAAAATGGGGGCTTTCTGAAAGAGTCGTATTTAAATTGAAAGACATAAAAGATGGTTTTGACGAGAAGGCTAATGCAATCTTTTTGGATGTGCCAGATCCGTGGAATTATATACCGCACTGTCATAAATCTTTGCTTGGATCCGGTAATATCGCAATAGTCTGCCCGACAACGAATCAAGTTCAATTAGTACTGAAAGAGTTACATGGTCATGCATTTGTTGATATTGAAGTATGGGAAAGCCTGCTTCGACAGTACAAACCAGTTCCAGATCGACTCCGACCATTCGACAGGATGGTCGCTCATACAGCCTTCATGGTATTCGCCCGAAAAGTTAATGATTTTAAGGAGGGATAA
- a CDS encoding GerMN domain-containing protein, with translation MRNLKFSILMCLVVVTAFCRNFTLFYLNDNLSPVSYTIDYEGDNAVAFLMEKLAQPVKDTISFVPKELLRAYFFVERSLVIDLKSSAIKNLNFDQERYLLHQILRTIFENFKGLDSVYILIDGKRQDKLVNYVDIRYGFSRKIWSSWPVEGGL, from the coding sequence ATGAGAAACCTGAAATTTTCGATCCTGATGTGCCTGGTTGTGGTAACGGCGTTTTGCAGAAATTTCACGCTATTTTATCTGAATGACAATTTATCTCCTGTGAGTTATACAATTGATTATGAGGGAGATAATGCTGTGGCTTTTTTGATGGAAAAGCTTGCACAACCTGTAAAAGACACTATCAGCTTTGTTCCAAAAGAACTGCTAAGGGCATATTTTTTTGTAGAACGATCGCTTGTAATCGATTTGAAGTCATCAGCTATAAAAAATTTGAACTTTGATCAGGAAAGGTATCTTCTACATCAGATTCTGAGAACTATTTTTGAAAATTTCAAAGGATTGGACTCAGTCTACATTTTAATTGATGGTAAAAGACAAGATAAATTAGTAAATTATGTGGACATAAGATATGGTTTTTCAAGAAAAATATGGTCAAGCTGGCCTGTAGAGGGAGGATTATGA
- a CDS encoding DUF4941 domain-containing protein: MRKLSFFLAFIAFSLCFSIEIYVGTNMIYSSPAENFTVDWNTFATIWENYCKLMGLEEPATGEIGDFSYFVWKGHTAGFSRQASTFFIDGVAKKSDKIPLKDTLDTFDIPAMIENNRLILPQMIVEDMKFDENMIEVVYKGRNELIFSEHDGQITVSSVNYVSYRGLLYKPGQMIAAFDTPQRKIDQLIELKGLIRVILYSKELIPGNVVLIPFFSEHKVDQNGILLFYAEGDGRIIIRPYSPDFEGSDWAVYAQTKEIAEKIANHFGLKIEICPIYDIPVGKIGMILLLNNQDIEQVRKFVEEMLE, translated from the coding sequence TTGAGAAAATTATCTTTTTTCCTTGCTTTTATAGCCTTCTCTCTCTGCTTTTCAATTGAAATATATGTCGGGACTAACATGATATATTCATCTCCTGCTGAGAATTTTACAGTGGATTGGAATACATTTGCGACTATATGGGAAAACTACTGCAAATTGATGGGACTAGAAGAGCCCGCCACAGGAGAAATTGGTGATTTTTCTTATTTTGTATGGAAAGGTCACACGGCAGGATTTTCCAGACAGGCATCCACTTTTTTTATTGACGGAGTTGCAAAAAAATCAGATAAAATACCTTTAAAAGACACTCTCGATACCTTTGATATACCTGCAATGATCGAAAATAACAGATTGATCCTGCCACAGATGATTGTTGAAGATATGAAGTTCGATGAAAATATGATAGAAGTAGTTTACAAAGGTCGCAATGAGTTGATATTCAGCGAACATGATGGGCAAATCACTGTATCGTCTGTAAATTATGTATCCTACAGAGGTTTGCTTTACAAACCAGGTCAAATGATAGCAGCTTTTGATACACCACAAAGAAAGATTGATCAGCTCATAGAGCTGAAGGGGCTGATCAGAGTAATACTTTATTCGAAAGAATTAATACCAGGAAATGTGGTTTTAATCCCATTTTTTTCTGAACATAAGGTCGATCAGAACGGTATTTTGTTGTTTTATGCTGAAGGTGACGGAAGAATCATAATAAGACCTTATTCACCAGATTTCGAAGGATCTGACTGGGCAGTTTATGCCCAGACAAAGGAGATCGCTGAAAAAATAGCAAACCATTTTGGTTTAAAGATTGAAATCTGTCCTATCTACGATATACCTGTTGGCAAAATTGGAATGATATTATTGTTAAACAATCAGGACATTGAACAAGTAAGAAAATTCGTTGAGGAGATGCTTGAATAA